The following proteins are encoded in a genomic region of Tenacibaculum sp. 190524A05c:
- the pth gene encoding aminoacyl-tRNA hydrolase — protein sequence MGILSFINGLFGSKKETQEEIMKKFLIVGLGNIGEKYDNTRHNIGFKIVDALVKEYEESFSTEKLGDLAKLKIKGKTVFVLKPNTFMNLSGKAVLYWMKKENILIDNVLIITDDLNIDFGKVRIKGRGSAGGHNGLKDIQDKLNTGSYPRFRFGVGANYRKGGQVDFVLGKWSDDEESALIERVPTSIKAIESFVNAGLANTMNTFNGK from the coding sequence ATGGGTATTCTTTCATTTATTAATGGGCTATTCGGAAGTAAAAAAGAAACACAAGAAGAAATCATGAAGAAGTTTTTGATAGTTGGATTAGGAAATATTGGTGAGAAGTACGACAATACACGACATAATATCGGTTTTAAAATTGTTGATGCTCTTGTAAAGGAGTATGAAGAATCTTTTTCTACAGAGAAGCTAGGAGATTTAGCTAAATTGAAAATTAAAGGAAAAACAGTATTTGTGTTAAAGCCAAATACATTTATGAATTTAAGTGGAAAGGCCGTTTTATATTGGATGAAGAAAGAGAATATTTTAATTGATAATGTGCTGATTATTACAGACGATTTGAATATTGATTTTGGAAAAGTAAGAATCAAAGGAAGAGGAAGTGCAGGAGGACATAATGGATTAAAAGATATTCAAGACAAATTAAATACAGGATCATATCCTCGTTTCAGATTTGGTGTAGGTGCCAATTATAGAAAAGGTGGTCAGGTAGATTTTGTTTTAGGAAAATGGAGCGATGATGAAGAAAGCGCATTAATTGAGCGTGTTCCAACGAGTATTAAAGCAATAGAATCTTTTGTAAATGCTGGATTAGCAAATACAATGAA